A single Chanos chanos chromosome 8, fChaCha1.1, whole genome shotgun sequence DNA region contains:
- the LOC115819756 gene encoding zymogen granule membrane protein 16-like, whose protein sequence is MSFKCLNPEQRDQNRPSSCTDGNQREYYSYSSTVGRGYGSVFSAVGAGRITAIRVWERYNSYIHGFQLRFGYSWTPVYGRSSGNLQQMELFDDEAIVQLSGKYAYDYIRYLSFTTSRGRTFIAGQPYGTSFNFYPAHDGSELRILSGRSDYRGITAIGAHWGTVVMDTDAAATESVSTAVTVH, encoded by the exons ATGAGTTTTAAGTGTCTTAATCCTGAGCAGAGAGATCAGAACCGGCCGTCCTCCTGTACCGACGGCA ACCAACGGGAATACTACTCTTACTCCAGCACCGTGGGCCGTGGCTATGGAAGCGTCTTCAGTGCCGTGGGAGCGGGTCGTATCACAGCGATCCGCGTGTGGGAACGCTACAACAGCTACATCCACGG ATTCCAGCTCAGATTTGGCTATAGCTGGACTCCGGTGTACGGTCGGTCCAGTGGGAACTTACAGCAGATGGAGCTGTTTGATGATGAGGCCATTGTGCAGCTGTCTGGGAAGTATGCCTACGATTACATCAGGTATTTGAGTTTTACCACCAGCAGGGGGCGCACTTTCATTGCCGGCCAACCCTACGGCACCTCCTTCAACTTCTACCCCGCCCACGACGGATCTGAGCTGAGGATTCTGAGTGGCCGCTCCGATTACAGAGGCATCACTGCCATTGGAGCTCACTGGGGAACAGTCGTCATGGATACAGATGCAGCTGCAACTGAATCTGTATCCACTGCTGTGACAGTACACTGa
- the cmtm8b gene encoding CKLF-like MARVEL transmembrane domain-containing protein 8b, with product MEDDSEANRENTTDKTVNMETFSSPTLAYDRNFVRTVPGLLTFAELVFGLFVWTLVGGTEYLKVPALGWVMFVSVLYWVLTVFVFILYLTMAHTKISHVPWTAVGVIFNSSATVLYASAAVANMASVSQAIRGRYYYSSWIASTVFAFIVTLCYTGNMYFSYTSWMSKSEPQEQQDPNKN from the exons ATGGAAGATGACTCGgaggcaaacagagaaaacacgaCAGATAAAACTGTCAACATGGAAACTTTTTCCTCCCCCACTTTGGCTTATGATAGGAATTTTGTTCGCACAGTACCGGGGCTTCTTACTTTCGCCGAATTG GTGTTTGGGCTGTTTGTTTGGACCCTGGTTGGTGGTACTGAGTACCTGAAAGTGCCTGCCCTTGGCTgggtgatgtttgtgtctgtgctctaCTGGGTCCTCACAGTTTTTGTCTTCATCCTGTACCTGACCATGGCTCACACAAAAATCTCTCACGTGCCTTGGACCGCggtg GGTGTGATCTTCAACAGCAGTGCTACAGTTCTGTACGCATCAGCTGCAGTGGCAAACATGGCGTCCGTGAGTCAGGCCATCAGGGGGCGCTATTACTACAGTAGTTGGATAGCTTCTACA gtatTTGCTTTCATCGTAACTCTTTGCTATACAGGAAACATGTATTTCAGTTACACATCCTGGATGTCAAAGAGTGAGCCCCAGGAGCAGCAGGACCCCAATAAAAACTAG
- the LOC115819754 gene encoding zymogen granule membrane protein 16-like, translating to MPLGDSYSYSPTVGGGSGATYVTSGEGRITGVRIWELSGNYIRGFQLRYEYGWTPVIGTNSGDESEMTLFDDEAIIQISGKYTSSYIYSLVFVTSRGRSFQVGQPTGSSFNFYPTHDGAELRLLSGRQNGQGITSIGAHWGAFYSNSTH from the exons ATGC CTTTGGGCGATTCATACTCGTACTCTCCGACCGTGGGTGGGGGCAGCGGTGCGACATACGTTACCTCCGGTGAGGGTCGCATCACCGGGGTCAGAATTTGGGAACTCAGCGGCAACTACATCCGTGG GTTCCAGCTGAGGTATGAGTACGGCTGGACACCCGTGATTGGAACAAACAGTGGCGATGAATCGGAGATGACGCTGTTCGATGATGAGGCCATCATCCAGATCTCAGGGAAATACACCAGCAGTTACATCTACAGCCTGGTGTTCGtcaccagcagggggcgctcTTTCCAGGTGGGGCAACCCACTGGAAGTTCCTTCAACTTCTACCCTACCCATGACGGGGCTGAGCTGCGCCTTCTGAGCGGCCGGCAGAACGGACAGGGCATCACTTCCATCGGGGCTCACTGGGGTGCTTTCTACTCCAACAGCACACACTAG